From Ptiloglossa arizonensis isolate GNS036 chromosome 14, iyPtiAriz1_principal, whole genome shotgun sequence, the proteins below share one genomic window:
- the LOC143154186 gene encoding homologous-pairing protein 2 homolog, whose product MAETVYKYMKVQNRPYSVNDIVCSLHNEYGKVAVQKAIDKLVTEKKIFEKVYGKQKVYCVMQDLNQDVEELMRIDKEMQAHANEVESKYQELEKEIKIHEALLISVKSSITIEEAKKQKAFLEENIKVFSNKLDTLMESSGTEDIGELKRKTEKAMNDYSREYTKRKRLCTDIIDCILENYPGSKTELHEEIGIEPKIVK is encoded by the exons ATGGCAGAaactgtatataaatatatgaaagTACAGAATAGGCCATATAGTGTTAACGATATAGTATGTAGTCTGCATAATGAGTATGGTAAAGTGGCTGTACAAAAAGCTATAGATAAGTTGGTgactgaaaaaaaaatatttgaaaaa GTTTATGGAAAGCAAAAGGTTTACTGTGTAATGCAAGATTTGAATCAAGATGTAGAAGAATTAATGAGGATAGATAAAGAAATGCAAGCACATGCTAATGAAGTTGAAAGCAAATATCAGgaattggaaaaagaaattaaaatacacgAAGCTTTATTGATTTCTGTAAAATCTAGTATTACAATTGAAGaagcaaagaaacaaaaagCTTTTCTAGAGGAGAATATTAaggtattttcaaataaattggaTACGTTGATGGAGTCAAGTGGTACAGAAGACATAGGTGAACTTAAAAGGAAGACAGAGAAAGCAATGAATGATTACTCTCGTGAATACACAAAACGAAAACGTTTATGTACAGACATTATAGATTGTATTTTAGAAAACTATCCTGGTAGCAAAACTGAATTACACGAGGAAATAGGTATAGAACCAAAAATTGTTAAGTGA
- the LOC143154185 gene encoding dipeptidase 1 isoform X1 has protein sequence MGGSIIAQLKWNDCIIKCCTGKMLYLNIVVCLSVLLLVIGLSIGLSVNTFKGSDVLDSVPLIDGHNDLPYNLYAKLNNKLADFHLEKNLTNDVSWGKSACDSCYTDLPRLRKGKVGGQFWAAYVTCDSQYKDAVQLTMRQIDVIHRLIARYPNDLQFVTDADNIEVAFKNGKIASMIGVEGGHSIDSSLAILRLYYQLGVRYLTLTHTCNTPWADASTVNAGYVNNLTDFGTVIIYEMNRLGMLVDLSHVSHNVMREVLAIAKAPVMFSHSSAFSVCQHYRNVPDDVLQLVKKNNGVVLVNFYSGFVNCNTSRKATMQDVIDHINYIRNLIGADHVGIGADYDGVEVMPDGLEDVSKYTDLFDRLYESDVTPRWTRKELEGLAGKNLIRVFKAVEMVRDLLATETPREDIITGLELYNAELSSGVKPGSCNTAKEWAEVNVTTNNTD, from the exons ATGGGTGGATCAATTATTGCACAGTTGAAATGGAACG ATTGCATAATAAAGTGTTGTACTGGAAAGATGTTATACTTGAACATTGTGGTGTGCCTGTCGGTGTTGCTTCTCGTAATTGGCCTGTCCATAGGGCTTAGCGTTAATACCTTCAAAGGAAGCGATGTCCTCGACTCGGTACCACTAATCGACGG ACACAACGATTTGCCTTACAATTTGTACGCAAAGCTGAACAACAAGTTAGCAGATTTCCATTTGGAAAAGAATCTTACCAACGATGTTTCATGGGGAAAAAGTGCATGTGACAGTTGCTACACAGATCTTCCCAGATTGAGGAAGGGGAAAGTTGGAGGACAA TTCTGGGCTGCATACGTTACGTGCGACTCTCAATATAAAGATGCGGTACAGCTGACGATGCGACAAATCGACGTCATCCACAGATTGATCGCCAGATACCCAAATGATTTACAATTTGTCACCGATGCGGATAACATCGAAGTGGCGTTCAAAAATGGGAAAATCGCCTCAATGATAGGTGTCGAGGGAGGTCACTCCATTGATTCCAGTTTGGCGATTCTCAGACTTTATTATCAGCTCGGAGTACGCTACCTAACTTTAACGCATACTTGTAACACGCCATG GGCTGACGCATCGACGGTAAATGCCGGTTATGTTAACAATCTCACAGACTTTGGAACT GTGATTATTTATGAAATGAATCGATTAGGAATGCTGGTCGATTTATCACACGTCTCGCATAACGTTATGAGAGAAGTACTCGCGATAGCGAAGGCTCCTGTTATGTTCTCTCATTCATCGGCGTTCAGTGTTTGCCAACATTATCGTAATGTTCCCGACGATGTGCTTCAATTAGTT AAAAAGAACAACGGTGTCGTGTTGGTGAACTTTTACTCCGGTTTCGTAAATTGCAACACTTCCAGAAAGGCGACAATGCAAGATGTCATTG ATCACATAAATTACATTCGTAATCTAATCGGAGCTGATCATGTTGGTATCGgtgccgattacgacggtgtagAAGT GATGCCCGACGGTTTGGAAGACGTTTCCAAATACACAGATTTGTTCGATCGCTTGTACGAAAGCGACGTGACACCACGATGGACCAGAAAGGAACTCGAAGGACTGGCTGGCAAGAATTTAATTCGTGTATTTAAAGCCGTAGAAATG GTTCGAGATTTATTAGCAACAGAAACCCCGCGAGAAGATATCATAACCGGACTAGAATTGTATAATGCCGAATTAAGTAGCGGTGTGAAACCAGGCTCGTGCAATACTGCAAAAGA ATGGGCCGAAGTTAATGTTACGACCAATAATACGGATTAA
- the LOC143154185 gene encoding dipeptidase 1 isoform X2 encodes MSEDKKLILDCIIKCCTGKMLYLNIVVCLSVLLLVIGLSIGLSVNTFKGSDVLDSVPLIDGHNDLPYNLYAKLNNKLADFHLEKNLTNDVSWGKSACDSCYTDLPRLRKGKVGGQFWAAYVTCDSQYKDAVQLTMRQIDVIHRLIARYPNDLQFVTDADNIEVAFKNGKIASMIGVEGGHSIDSSLAILRLYYQLGVRYLTLTHTCNTPWADASTVNAGYVNNLTDFGTVIIYEMNRLGMLVDLSHVSHNVMREVLAIAKAPVMFSHSSAFSVCQHYRNVPDDVLQLVKKNNGVVLVNFYSGFVNCNTSRKATMQDVIDHINYIRNLIGADHVGIGADYDGVEVMPDGLEDVSKYTDLFDRLYESDVTPRWTRKELEGLAGKNLIRVFKAVEMVRDLLATETPREDIITGLELYNAELSSGVKPGSCNTAKEWAEVNVTTNNTD; translated from the exons ATGTCTGAAGataagaaattgattttgg ATTGCATAATAAAGTGTTGTACTGGAAAGATGTTATACTTGAACATTGTGGTGTGCCTGTCGGTGTTGCTTCTCGTAATTGGCCTGTCCATAGGGCTTAGCGTTAATACCTTCAAAGGAAGCGATGTCCTCGACTCGGTACCACTAATCGACGG ACACAACGATTTGCCTTACAATTTGTACGCAAAGCTGAACAACAAGTTAGCAGATTTCCATTTGGAAAAGAATCTTACCAACGATGTTTCATGGGGAAAAAGTGCATGTGACAGTTGCTACACAGATCTTCCCAGATTGAGGAAGGGGAAAGTTGGAGGACAA TTCTGGGCTGCATACGTTACGTGCGACTCTCAATATAAAGATGCGGTACAGCTGACGATGCGACAAATCGACGTCATCCACAGATTGATCGCCAGATACCCAAATGATTTACAATTTGTCACCGATGCGGATAACATCGAAGTGGCGTTCAAAAATGGGAAAATCGCCTCAATGATAGGTGTCGAGGGAGGTCACTCCATTGATTCCAGTTTGGCGATTCTCAGACTTTATTATCAGCTCGGAGTACGCTACCTAACTTTAACGCATACTTGTAACACGCCATG GGCTGACGCATCGACGGTAAATGCCGGTTATGTTAACAATCTCACAGACTTTGGAACT GTGATTATTTATGAAATGAATCGATTAGGAATGCTGGTCGATTTATCACACGTCTCGCATAACGTTATGAGAGAAGTACTCGCGATAGCGAAGGCTCCTGTTATGTTCTCTCATTCATCGGCGTTCAGTGTTTGCCAACATTATCGTAATGTTCCCGACGATGTGCTTCAATTAGTT AAAAAGAACAACGGTGTCGTGTTGGTGAACTTTTACTCCGGTTTCGTAAATTGCAACACTTCCAGAAAGGCGACAATGCAAGATGTCATTG ATCACATAAATTACATTCGTAATCTAATCGGAGCTGATCATGTTGGTATCGgtgccgattacgacggtgtagAAGT GATGCCCGACGGTTTGGAAGACGTTTCCAAATACACAGATTTGTTCGATCGCTTGTACGAAAGCGACGTGACACCACGATGGACCAGAAAGGAACTCGAAGGACTGGCTGGCAAGAATTTAATTCGTGTATTTAAAGCCGTAGAAATG GTTCGAGATTTATTAGCAACAGAAACCCCGCGAGAAGATATCATAACCGGACTAGAATTGTATAATGCCGAATTAAGTAGCGGTGTGAAACCAGGCTCGTGCAATACTGCAAAAGA ATGGGCCGAAGTTAATGTTACGACCAATAATACGGATTAA
- the LOC143154185 gene encoding dipeptidase 1 isoform X3 produces the protein MLYLNIVVCLSVLLLVIGLSIGLSVNTFKGSDVLDSVPLIDGHNDLPYNLYAKLNNKLADFHLEKNLTNDVSWGKSACDSCYTDLPRLRKGKVGGQFWAAYVTCDSQYKDAVQLTMRQIDVIHRLIARYPNDLQFVTDADNIEVAFKNGKIASMIGVEGGHSIDSSLAILRLYYQLGVRYLTLTHTCNTPWADASTVNAGYVNNLTDFGTVIIYEMNRLGMLVDLSHVSHNVMREVLAIAKAPVMFSHSSAFSVCQHYRNVPDDVLQLVKKNNGVVLVNFYSGFVNCNTSRKATMQDVIDHINYIRNLIGADHVGIGADYDGVEVMPDGLEDVSKYTDLFDRLYESDVTPRWTRKELEGLAGKNLIRVFKAVEMVRDLLATETPREDIITGLELYNAELSSGVKPGSCNTAKEWAEVNVTTNNTD, from the exons ATGTTATACTTGAACATTGTGGTGTGCCTGTCGGTGTTGCTTCTCGTAATTGGCCTGTCCATAGGGCTTAGCGTTAATACCTTCAAAGGAAGCGATGTCCTCGACTCGGTACCACTAATCGACGG ACACAACGATTTGCCTTACAATTTGTACGCAAAGCTGAACAACAAGTTAGCAGATTTCCATTTGGAAAAGAATCTTACCAACGATGTTTCATGGGGAAAAAGTGCATGTGACAGTTGCTACACAGATCTTCCCAGATTGAGGAAGGGGAAAGTTGGAGGACAA TTCTGGGCTGCATACGTTACGTGCGACTCTCAATATAAAGATGCGGTACAGCTGACGATGCGACAAATCGACGTCATCCACAGATTGATCGCCAGATACCCAAATGATTTACAATTTGTCACCGATGCGGATAACATCGAAGTGGCGTTCAAAAATGGGAAAATCGCCTCAATGATAGGTGTCGAGGGAGGTCACTCCATTGATTCCAGTTTGGCGATTCTCAGACTTTATTATCAGCTCGGAGTACGCTACCTAACTTTAACGCATACTTGTAACACGCCATG GGCTGACGCATCGACGGTAAATGCCGGTTATGTTAACAATCTCACAGACTTTGGAACT GTGATTATTTATGAAATGAATCGATTAGGAATGCTGGTCGATTTATCACACGTCTCGCATAACGTTATGAGAGAAGTACTCGCGATAGCGAAGGCTCCTGTTATGTTCTCTCATTCATCGGCGTTCAGTGTTTGCCAACATTATCGTAATGTTCCCGACGATGTGCTTCAATTAGTT AAAAAGAACAACGGTGTCGTGTTGGTGAACTTTTACTCCGGTTTCGTAAATTGCAACACTTCCAGAAAGGCGACAATGCAAGATGTCATTG ATCACATAAATTACATTCGTAATCTAATCGGAGCTGATCATGTTGGTATCGgtgccgattacgacggtgtagAAGT GATGCCCGACGGTTTGGAAGACGTTTCCAAATACACAGATTTGTTCGATCGCTTGTACGAAAGCGACGTGACACCACGATGGACCAGAAAGGAACTCGAAGGACTGGCTGGCAAGAATTTAATTCGTGTATTTAAAGCCGTAGAAATG GTTCGAGATTTATTAGCAACAGAAACCCCGCGAGAAGATATCATAACCGGACTAGAATTGTATAATGCCGAATTAAGTAGCGGTGTGAAACCAGGCTCGTGCAATACTGCAAAAGA ATGGGCCGAAGTTAATGTTACGACCAATAATACGGATTAA